In Bradyrhizobium lablabi, one DNA window encodes the following:
- a CDS encoding acyl-CoA dehydrogenase family protein has protein sequence MNFDFSDEQKQLRDEARKFLAEKCPPKAVRTVLDGKEPYDRELWKGLAEMGFLGVAIPEAFGGAGAGHLELCVIAEEMGRALAPVPFSSTVYLAAEAILLAGSEAQKQKWLPKIASGEAIGTLALFEGKGNPSPKLIKLSATGGSLNGVKKPVPDGAIADFAVVAARTGSSGRDSDISLFLVDMKAGGVEAKSLTNVDPSRGQAELTFNNCKAEPLGPAGEGFSIISQVLDRAAVLLAFEQVGGADRALEMGRDYALDRIAFGRPIGSFQAVKHMLADMYVSATLARSNCYYGAWALSTNASELPEAAAAARISATQAFQHCAKNNIQVHGGMGFTWEFDCHMYYRRANATALSLGSLSYWEDALIDRMRKKNAA, from the coding sequence ATGAATTTCGATTTCTCCGACGAACAAAAACAGCTCCGCGACGAAGCGCGAAAATTCCTCGCCGAAAAGTGCCCGCCGAAAGCGGTGCGCACCGTGCTCGACGGCAAGGAGCCATATGACCGCGAACTGTGGAAGGGCCTTGCCGAGATGGGCTTTCTCGGCGTCGCGATTCCGGAAGCGTTCGGCGGTGCCGGCGCCGGACATCTCGAACTCTGCGTGATCGCGGAAGAAATGGGCCGGGCGCTGGCGCCGGTGCCGTTTTCGTCCACCGTTTATCTGGCGGCGGAAGCGATTTTGTTGGCCGGCAGCGAGGCGCAGAAGCAAAAATGGCTGCCCAAGATTGCCTCGGGCGAAGCCATCGGCACGCTGGCCTTGTTCGAAGGAAAGGGCAATCCGTCGCCGAAGCTGATAAAACTTTCGGCAACCGGCGGCAGCCTCAATGGCGTCAAGAAGCCGGTGCCCGACGGCGCCATTGCTGATTTTGCCGTCGTCGCCGCGCGCACCGGCTCGAGCGGGCGCGATAGCGATATTTCGCTGTTTCTGGTGGACATGAAGGCCGGGGGCGTCGAAGCAAAGTCGCTGACCAATGTTGATCCATCGCGCGGACAAGCCGAACTAACGTTCAACAACTGCAAGGCCGAGCCGCTCGGCCCCGCCGGCGAAGGTTTTAGCATTATTTCGCAGGTACTCGACCGCGCCGCGGTGCTGCTGGCCTTCGAGCAGGTCGGCGGCGCCGACCGCGCGCTCGAAATGGGCCGCGACTATGCGCTCGATCGCATCGCCTTCGGCCGGCCGATCGGCTCGTTCCAGGCCGTCAAACACATGCTGGCCGATATGTATGTCTCGGCGACGCTGGCGCGCTCGAATTGCTATTACGGCGCCTGGGCGCTCTCGACCAACGCCTCGGAATTGCCGGAAGCTGCGGCCGCGGCACGCATCAGCGCGACGCAGGCGTTCCAGCACTGCGCCAAGAACAACATCCAGGTCCATGGCGGCATGGGTTTCACCTGGGAGTTCGACTGCCACATGTATTACCGCCGCGCCAATGCCACCGCGCTGTCGCTCGGCAGTCTGTCTTATTGGGAAGATGCGCTGATCGACCGCATGCGCAAGAAGAACGCGGCGTGA
- a CDS encoding AMP-binding protein has protein sequence MSGNAAAVLTKPGFRKIEWLKRDIAVERRGDGVIVLKSRIPLKPYEKHIPASLSKWASERPDRTWLAQRTGTARQWRKLSYAEAKRSVDALTQGLLGLKLKPESPVAILSGNSIEHALMTMAAMQARLPAAPVSPAYSLMSHDHAKLKYLFALIKPAVVMVQDGPTFEKALKALPLDGVTVIHVVRPCEGIKSIAFADLAATRITKDVEQSIAQITPDTVGKLLFTSGSTGMPKAVINTQAMMCANAAMMMQVRPRDPNGPPSTYLDWMPWNHTMGGNALFNPVLTEGGTLYIDDGRPMPGMIEETLRNLREISPTYYANVPAGYAALAAAMEKDDGLCRSFFKNLGMMAYGGARLPDDLYDRMQALAVRATGERIVFYTGWGSTETAPTATGTYWDTERVGLIGLPFPGVELKMVPCGAKYELRLRGVNVTPGYFGQPELTKAAFDDEGFYCIGDAGVFVDPEDPVQGIIFAGRVVEDFKLTTGTFVHVGSLRTDAIAAATPVVQDALVTGQDRPFVALLAWPNLHACRQITGNPDASYEEVVKHPEVLACLKRGLDAHNKSSEGASSRRIARAMLMIEPASIDGNELTDKGYINQRAGLERRAVLVERLYADAPGEDVIILN, from the coding sequence ATGAGTGGGAATGCAGCCGCGGTTTTGACAAAGCCGGGCTTTCGCAAGATCGAATGGCTGAAGCGGGATATCGCGGTCGAGCGGCGGGGCGACGGCGTCATCGTCTTGAAGTCGCGCATTCCCCTCAAACCGTATGAGAAGCATATCCCGGCCTCTCTCTCGAAATGGGCGAGCGAGCGCCCCGACCGGACCTGGCTCGCGCAGCGCACAGGCACCGCCCGGCAATGGCGCAAGCTGTCCTATGCCGAAGCCAAGCGCAGCGTGGACGCGCTGACGCAAGGCCTGCTCGGTCTGAAGCTCAAACCCGAAAGCCCGGTTGCGATCCTCTCCGGCAATTCGATCGAGCACGCGCTGATGACGATGGCGGCGATGCAGGCGCGGTTGCCGGCAGCGCCGGTGTCGCCGGCCTATTCGCTGATGAGCCACGATCACGCCAAGCTGAAATATCTTTTCGCTCTCATCAAGCCGGCGGTGGTGATGGTGCAGGACGGCCCGACCTTTGAGAAAGCGCTGAAGGCGCTTCCTCTCGATGGTGTCACCGTCATTCATGTTGTCCGTCCGTGCGAAGGCATCAAGAGCATCGCCTTCGCCGATCTCGCCGCGACGCGGATCACAAAAGACGTTGAGCAATCGATTGCGCAGATCACGCCAGATACGGTGGGAAAACTGCTGTTCACCTCGGGCTCGACCGGGATGCCCAAGGCGGTCATCAACACGCAGGCGATGATGTGCGCCAATGCGGCGATGATGATGCAGGTGCGGCCGCGCGATCCCAACGGGCCGCCGTCGACGTATCTCGACTGGATGCCCTGGAATCACACCATGGGCGGCAATGCGCTGTTCAATCCGGTGCTGACCGAAGGCGGCACGCTTTATATCGACGACGGCCGGCCGATGCCGGGCATGATCGAGGAGACGCTGCGAAATTTACGCGAGATCTCGCCGACCTATTACGCCAACGTCCCTGCGGGCTATGCCGCGCTGGCGGCTGCCATGGAAAAGGACGACGGGCTGTGCCGAAGTTTCTTCAAAAATCTGGGCATGATGGCGTATGGCGGCGCGCGGCTGCCGGACGATCTCTATGACCGGATGCAGGCGCTCGCGGTGCGCGCCACCGGCGAGCGCATCGTGTTCTATACCGGTTGGGGCTCGACCGAGACCGCGCCGACCGCGACCGGGACTTATTGGGATACCGAGCGCGTCGGCCTGATCGGCCTGCCGTTTCCCGGCGTCGAATTGAAGATGGTGCCGTGCGGTGCGAAATACGAATTGCGGCTGCGCGGCGTCAACGTCACGCCCGGCTATTTCGGTCAGCCCGAGCTCACCAAGGCCGCGTTCGACGACGAAGGCTTTTATTGCATCGGCGATGCCGGTGTGTTCGTCGATCCCGAAGATCCCGTGCAGGGCATCATTTTTGCTGGCCGCGTGGTCGAGGACTTTAAGCTCACGACCGGAACCTTCGTCCACGTCGGCTCCTTGCGCACCGACGCCATCGCCGCGGCGACGCCTGTCGTGCAGGATGCGCTGGTCACGGGGCAGGATCGGCCGTTCGTGGCGCTTCTGGCCTGGCCCAATTTGCACGCTTGCCGGCAGATCACAGGCAATCCCGACGCGAGCTATGAGGAAGTCGTAAAGCATCCCGAGGTGCTGGCCTGCCTGAAGCGCGGCCTGGATGCGCATAATAAATCGAGCGAAGGCGCCAGCAGCCGGCGGATTGCGCGTGCGATGCTGATGATCGAGCCGGCCTCGATCGACGGCAATGAACTCACCGACAAGGGCTACATCAACCAGCGCGCCGGCCTCGAGCGCCGCGCCGTATTGGTGGAGCGGCTCTATGCCGATGCGCCCGGAGAGGACGTGATCATTTTGAACTAA
- a CDS encoding SDR family NAD(P)-dependent oxidoreductase: protein MQLKDVAVLITGGGSGLGAATARAMAAKGAKIAVLDQSKENAEKVAAEVKGVAVHADVTDEEQVKAGLAKAESAHGVARVLMNCAGIGGSQRIVGRDGVYPLAKFVRVINVNLIGTFNVLRLFAERLVTAEPIGEERGVIINTASVAAYEGQIGQIAYSASKGGVVGLTLPAARDLASQKIRVNTIAPGLFLTPLLMGLNEEARKSLGAQVPHPARLGDASEYGNLAVHIVENPMLNGETIRLDGAIRMAPR from the coding sequence ATGCAGTTGAAAGACGTTGCTGTTCTCATTACCGGCGGTGGCTCGGGCTTAGGCGCCGCCACCGCGCGCGCCATGGCCGCCAAAGGCGCAAAAATCGCCGTGCTTGACCAGAGCAAGGAGAATGCCGAAAAGGTCGCGGCCGAAGTGAAGGGCGTCGCTGTTCACGCCGACGTCACCGACGAGGAGCAGGTCAAGGCCGGACTTGCGAAGGCGGAAAGCGCCCATGGTGTCGCGCGCGTGCTGATGAATTGCGCCGGCATCGGCGGCTCGCAGCGCATTGTCGGCAGGGACGGCGTCTATCCGCTCGCCAAATTTGTCCGCGTCATCAACGTCAATCTGATCGGTACCTTCAACGTGCTTCGGCTATTTGCCGAACGTCTGGTCACCGCGGAGCCCATCGGGGAAGAGCGCGGCGTCATCATCAACACCGCGAGTGTGGCGGCCTATGAAGGTCAGATCGGCCAGATCGCTTATTCGGCGTCCAAGGGCGGTGTGGTCGGTTTGACGCTGCCGGCGGCGCGCGACCTCGCGAGCCAAAAGATTCGCGTCAACACGATCGCGCCCGGCCTGTTCCTGACGCCGCTGTTGATGGGGCTCAACGAAGAGGCGCGCAAGAGCCTCGGCGCCCAGGTGCCGCATCCGGCGCGGCTGGGCGATGCCTCTGAATACGGCAACCTCGCCGTTCACATCGTCGAGAACCCGATGCTCAACGGCGAAACCATCCGCCTCGACGGCGCCATCCGCATGGCGCCGCGGTAG
- a CDS encoding TetR family transcriptional regulator, with product MGSQLTTSVPTRLPGGRNTTAEKLLVAASELMIERSSIEVSLSDIAQKSGVNAALVKYHFGNKDGLLLALLARDAATEVANLEYLLAQPITPTAKLKLHIAGIIRAYHQFPYMNRLIHYLLHESSAEAADEVSKFFVAPLLDFHRRLLAEGIRAGEFRTIDPVLFYTSLIGACDHLFFGRHAMSRATGVGPVTEEVCRQYIRHMEALICGGMLTTKRANGE from the coding sequence ATGGGATCACAATTGACTACCAGCGTACCGACAAGGCTTCCGGGCGGAAGGAACACCACCGCGGAAAAACTCCTGGTCGCGGCCAGCGAATTGATGATCGAGCGCTCCTCGATCGAGGTGTCCTTGAGCGACATCGCCCAGAAGTCCGGGGTCAACGCCGCGCTAGTGAAATATCATTTCGGCAACAAGGACGGGTTGTTGCTGGCGCTGCTGGCGCGCGATGCCGCCACCGAAGTGGCCAACCTCGAATATCTCCTGGCGCAACCGATCACGCCGACCGCGAAACTGAAGCTGCATATCGCCGGTATCATCCGGGCGTACCACCAGTTCCCCTATATGAACCGGCTGATCCACTATCTCCTGCACGAAAGTAGCGCGGAGGCGGCCGATGAGGTTTCAAAATTCTTTGTCGCGCCGCTGTTGGATTTTCATCGCCGCCTGCTTGCCGAAGGCATCAGGGCCGGCGAGTTCCGCACCATCGATCCGGTGTTGTTCTACACCAGCCTGATCGGCGCCTGCGATCATCTGTTCTTCGGGCGGCACGCGATGTCGCGCGCGACCGGCGTCGGCCCGGTCACCGAGGAGGTCTGCCGCCAGTATATCCGGCATATGGAAGCTTTGATTTGCGGGGGCATGCTGACGACCAAAAGGGCGAATGGGGAGTAG
- a CDS encoding acetyl-CoA C-acetyltransferase — protein sequence MAEAYIVAAARTAGGRKGGRLAGWHPADLAASVLDSLIERSGAAPDQVEDVIMGCVMQAGEQSNNVARNAIMASKLPESVPGTSIDRQCGSSQQALHFAAQAVMSGSMDCVIAAGVESMTRVPMGLASQLPAKNGFGHYKSPNIEKRYPNIVFSQFTGAEMMAEKYGLSKNDLDEYSYESHQRAIAATQAGKFKDEIIPLQITRADGSTDTHTIDEGIRFDVSLDGIKGVKLIAENGKLTAASSSQICDGASGVMVVNEKGLKSLGIKPMARIHHMTMMGGDPVIMLDAPLHATERALKKANMSIDDIDLFEVNEAFASVPTAWLKTTGADPARLNVNGGAIALGHPLGGSGTKLMTTLVNALKQRNKRYGLQTMCEGGGMANVTIVERL from the coding sequence ATGGCCGAGGCTTATATCGTCGCCGCCGCCCGCACCGCCGGCGGCCGCAAGGGAGGGCGCCTCGCCGGCTGGCATCCGGCGGATCTCGCAGCCTCCGTGCTGGATTCGCTGATCGAGCGTTCCGGCGCCGCCCCCGATCAGGTCGAAGACGTGATCATGGGCTGCGTGATGCAGGCCGGCGAGCAGTCCAACAACGTCGCGCGCAACGCCATCATGGCGTCAAAGCTGCCGGAGAGCGTGCCCGGCACCTCGATCGACCGGCAATGCGGTTCCTCGCAGCAGGCGCTGCACTTCGCGGCGCAAGCCGTGATGTCCGGCAGCATGGACTGCGTGATCGCCGCCGGCGTCGAATCGATGACCCGGGTGCCTATGGGACTGGCGTCGCAATTGCCGGCCAAGAACGGTTTTGGCCATTACAAGAGCCCGAACATCGAGAAGCGCTATCCGAACATCGTGTTCAGCCAGTTCACCGGCGCCGAGATGATGGCGGAGAAGTACGGCCTGTCGAAGAACGATCTCGACGAATATTCCTATGAGAGCCACCAGCGCGCCATTGCCGCAACGCAAGCCGGAAAATTCAAGGACGAGATCATCCCGCTGCAGATCACTCGCGCCGATGGTTCGACCGATACCCACACCATCGACGAAGGCATCCGCTTCGATGTCAGCCTCGATGGCATCAAAGGCGTCAAATTGATCGCGGAAAACGGCAAGCTCACCGCCGCCTCTTCCAGCCAGATCTGCGACGGCGCCTCCGGCGTGATGGTAGTCAATGAAAAGGGGCTAAAATCGCTCGGCATCAAGCCGATGGCGCGGATCCATCACATGACCATGATGGGCGGCGATCCCGTGATCATGCTGGACGCGCCGCTGCATGCGACCGAGCGCGCGCTGAAGAAGGCCAACATGTCGATCGACGACATCGACCTGTTTGAGGTCAACGAGGCCTTTGCCTCGGTGCCGACCGCATGGCTGAAGACCACCGGCGCCGATCCGGCGAGACTGAACGTCAACGGCGGCGCCATCGCGCTCGGCCATCCGCTCGGCGGCTCCGGCACCAAGCTGATGACCACGCTGGTCAACGCGCTGAAGCAGCGCAACAAGCGCTACGGCCTGCAGACCATGTGCGAAGGCGGCGGCATGGCGAATGTGACGATCGTGGAGCGGCTCTGA
- a CDS encoding acyl-CoA synthetase, with translation MTHPSIHARTQPDKIAYQMAGTGKAITYRELDELSNQGAHLFRALGLKAGDHIALLMENRLAFMEICWAAQRSGLYYTAISRYLTSEEIAYIIRDCGAKIVITSPKCAEQIKGLITGAAGEACFYMIDEPLPGFRSFDKEAIAQPTTPISDEVAGYDMLYSSGTTGRPKGIKKQFAHGPIDLPNPFLKVLCADMCGMNSDSLYLSPAPLYHAAPLRFNMMAITLGGTSIIMESFDAEEFLRLVEKHGITQSQLVPTMFVRMLKLPDEVRIRYDVSSLKGAIHAAAPCPVDVKAKMIEWWGPILIEYYGGSEGNGITVSTSQQWLTHRGTVGRAVVGKAKILDENDQELPVGEIGTVYFADGPVFSYHNDPEKTKRAYNARGWSTLGDVGYLDDEGFLYLTDRKSYMIISGGVNIYPQETEDVLITHPEIADVAVFGVPNEEMGEEVKAVVQPHDMARAGKELEAELILFCRKHLSSIKCPKSIDFEAELPRTPTGKLVKRHLRDRYWPKTAARV, from the coding sequence ATGACGCATCCCTCGATCCACGCGCGGACACAGCCCGACAAAATCGCCTATCAGATGGCGGGGACCGGCAAGGCGATCACCTATCGCGAGCTCGATGAACTATCGAACCAGGGCGCGCATCTGTTTCGCGCGCTCGGCCTGAAGGCCGGCGACCACATCGCGCTGTTGATGGAAAATCGCCTCGCGTTCATGGAGATCTGCTGGGCGGCGCAGCGAAGCGGGCTCTATTATACCGCGATCAGCCGCTACCTCACCAGCGAGGAGATCGCCTACATCATTAGGGATTGCGGCGCCAAGATCGTCATCACCTCGCCGAAATGCGCCGAACAGATTAAGGGCTTAATCACCGGCGCGGCTGGCGAAGCCTGCTTCTACATGATCGACGAGCCGCTGCCGGGCTTTCGCTCCTTCGACAAGGAAGCGATCGCGCAGCCGACCACGCCGATATCAGACGAAGTCGCCGGCTACGACATGCTGTATTCGTCGGGCACCACTGGGCGGCCCAAAGGTATCAAGAAGCAATTCGCCCATGGCCCGATCGACCTGCCGAATCCATTTCTGAAAGTTCTCTGCGCCGACATGTGCGGAATGAATTCCGACAGCCTTTATTTATCGCCGGCGCCGCTCTATCACGCCGCTCCGCTGCGCTTCAACATGATGGCGATCACGCTAGGGGGCACCTCGATCATCATGGAATCCTTTGACGCCGAGGAATTTTTGCGCCTGGTCGAGAAGCATGGGATCACCCAGTCGCAGCTGGTGCCGACCATGTTCGTGCGCATGCTGAAACTGCCGGACGAGGTGCGCATCCGTTACGATGTCTCGTCGCTCAAAGGCGCGATCCACGCCGCCGCGCCCTGCCCGGTCGATGTGAAGGCAAAAATGATCGAATGGTGGGGACCGATCCTGATCGAATATTACGGCGGCTCCGAGGGCAACGGCATCACAGTGTCGACGTCGCAGCAATGGCTAACCCATCGCGGCACCGTCGGTCGCGCCGTTGTCGGCAAGGCCAAAATTCTCGACGAGAACGATCAGGAATTACCGGTGGGGGAGATCGGCACGGTGTACTTCGCCGATGGGCCGGTGTTTTCCTATCACAACGATCCCGAGAAGACGAAACGCGCCTATAACGCCAGGGGCTGGTCGACACTCGGCGACGTCGGCTATCTCGACGACGAAGGCTTTCTCTATCTCACCGATAGAAAATCCTACATGATCATTTCCGGCGGCGTGAACATCTATCCGCAGGAGACCGAGGACGTGCTGATCACGCATCCCGAGATCGCCGATGTCGCGGTGTTCGGGGTCCCCAACGAGGAAATGGGCGAAGAAGTCAAGGCGGTGGTGCAGCCGCACGACATGGCGCGCGCCGGCAAAGAGCTCGAAGCCGAACTGATATTGTTTTGCCGAAAACATCTGTCGTCGATCAAATGCCCAAAGAGCATCGACTTCGAGGCCGAACTTCCACGCACGCCCACCGGAAAATTGGTGAAGCGGCATTTGCGGGATCGCTATTGGCCGAAGACGGCGGCGCGGGTGTAG
- a CDS encoding alpha/beta hydrolase codes for MPSLPDIPLPPGIRSRFVDDINGLRMHVLETGFETRGRPCILLLHGFPELAFSWRKVMPALAAAGYHVIAPDQRGYGRTTGWDADYDGDLNSFRLLNLVRDALGLVSAFGYRSVDAVVGHDFGSSVAAWCALVRPDVFRSVALMSAPFAGPPQLTFNTADAPARPKQADPVHRELAALPRPRKHYQWYYSTRAANADMHRAPQGVHDFLRAYYHHKSADWKDNKPYPLQSWSAGELAKLPTYYVMDLAKNMAETVAEEMPSAEAIAANTWLPDRELAFYSAEYARTGFQGGLQWYRCGTSGAFTAELETYSGRTIDVPSCFISGKQDWGTYQRPGTFEAMQTRACARMIGVHLIDGAGHWVQQEQPEQVSHLLLQFVKQASEAASG; via the coding sequence ATGCCCTCCCTCCCCGACATTCCCCTTCCCCCCGGCATCCGCTCGCGGTTCGTCGACGATATCAACGGCCTTCGCATGCATGTGCTCGAAACCGGCTTCGAGACGCGCGGCCGGCCCTGCATCCTGCTGCTGCATGGCTTTCCCGAGCTCGCCTTTAGCTGGCGCAAGGTGATGCCGGCGCTGGCGGCGGCCGGTTATCACGTGATTGCGCCGGACCAGCGAGGCTATGGCCGCACCACCGGTTGGGATGCGGATTACGACGGCGATCTCAATTCGTTCCGGCTGCTCAACCTGGTGCGCGATGCGCTCGGCCTCGTGTCGGCCTTCGGCTATCGATCGGTCGATGCCGTGGTCGGACATGATTTCGGCTCTTCGGTCGCCGCGTGGTGCGCGCTGGTGCGGCCCGATGTATTTCGATCGGTGGCCCTGATGAGCGCGCCGTTCGCAGGGCCGCCGCAGCTCACATTCAATACCGCCGATGCGCCGGCGCGGCCGAAACAAGCCGATCCCGTGCATCGCGAACTCGCGGCGCTGCCGCGGCCGCGCAAGCATTATCAATGGTACTACTCGACGCGTGCGGCCAATGCCGACATGCACCGCGCGCCCCAAGGCGTGCACGATTTCCTGCGCGCCTATTACCACCACAAGAGCGCCGACTGGAAAGACAACAAGCCCTATCCGCTCCAATCGTGGTCGGCGGGCGAGTTGGCAAAACTGCCGACCTACTACGTCATGGACCTCGCAAAGAACATGGCCGAGACCGTGGCCGAGGAAATGCCGTCAGCGGAAGCGATCGCCGCCAACACATGGCTGCCCGACCGCGAACTCGCCTTCTACAGCGCCGAATATGCGCGCACCGGATTTCAGGGCGGCTTGCAATGGTATCGCTGCGGCACTTCGGGCGCGTTCACCGCCGAACTCGAGACTTATTCCGGCCGCACAATCGACGTGCCCTCCTGCTTCATCTCGGGAAAGCAGGACTGGGGCACCTATCAGCGCCCCGGCACATTCGAGGCGATGCAGACAAGGGCATGCGCGCGCATGATCGGCGTTCACCTGATCGACGGTGCCGGCCATTGGGTACAGCAGGAGCAGCCGGAGCAGGTCAGTCACCTGCTGTTGCAATTCGTGAAGCAGGCGAGCGAGGCTGCGTCCGGTTAA